The Candidatus Kaelpia imicola genome contains a region encoding:
- a CDS encoding sensor domain-containing diguanylate cyclase, with product MNNGIGIKKNLLLLSIFISQVVSFSFFLISFQNFKFHFPFLLLIVFSASFLIFFKIEIGLIFYLLEMLLLTVFFFAVKYPSPYIQYFLLFFLIFVFRFSYLKIKVQKKLNSINLSLEGVEEEVNVNNAQYLELVKINEALERKIFRFTHLRTFSEDIIANLDLKELLNVISTKALEIISRGEVSMIYLFDSNKDVFNLASSCILSSRVKIKAKTGDPCEHWIFRQRTPLLINDILRDFRFDSEEVFSYGREFRSLLASPIISRDKLLGILRIDSNVADEFTVDDLRLLDIISALSAIAIDNARLFQKMEELAIQDSLTSFYLRREFLRLLSNRLKRGSPVYFALLMIDIDDFKNCNDSYGHITGDLILKNISRIIKSRLKKDEFACRYGGEEFLILLNSDEKDSLIQRAESIRESIEKSKIKIRRQTINITVTIGLAIYPEEKREAQSLIELSDARLYEGKRSGKNIVIYE from the coding sequence ATGAATAACGGTATCGGTATAAAAAAGAATTTACTCCTTCTATCCATCTTTATCTCTCAGGTAGTTAGCTTTTCGTTCTTTCTCATATCTTTTCAGAATTTTAAGTTTCATTTTCCATTTCTTCTGCTTATTGTCTTTTCGGCTTCATTTCTTATCTTCTTCAAGATAGAGATAGGGCTTATCTTTTATCTTCTGGAGATGCTGCTTCTTACGGTATTCTTCTTTGCGGTCAAGTACCCTTCACCCTATATCCAGTATTTTTTGCTCTTCTTTTTAATCTTTGTTTTTAGGTTCAGCTATTTGAAAATAAAAGTCCAGAAGAAGCTAAATTCCATAAATCTTAGCCTGGAAGGGGTCGAGGAAGAGGTAAATGTAAACAACGCTCAATATTTGGAGCTTGTAAAGATAAATGAAGCGTTGGAGAGGAAGATATTTAGATTTACTCATTTGAGAACATTCTCCGAAGATATAATTGCAAATTTAGACCTTAAAGAATTATTGAACGTTATCTCTACTAAGGCTTTAGAGATAATCTCCAGGGGCGAGGTATCTATGATATACCTTTTTGACAGCAATAAGGATGTCTTCAATCTTGCAAGCTCCTGCATTCTCTCTTCTAGAGTTAAGATAAAAGCAAAGACTGGAGATCCTTGCGAGCATTGGATATTCAGACAGCGTACTCCGCTGCTTATAAACGATATTTTAAGAGATTTTAGATTTGATTCTGAAGAGGTGTTTTCCTACGGTAGAGAGTTTAGGTCTCTTCTGGCCTCTCCTATTATATCCAGAGATAAACTTCTGGGTATTTTAAGGATAGACTCCAATGTCGCTGATGAATTTACGGTAGACGACCTGCGTCTCTTAGATATTATCTCTGCGTTATCAGCTATAGCCATAGATAATGCCCGCCTTTTTCAGAAGATGGAAGAGCTTGCGATCCAGGATAGTTTGACCAGTTTTTACCTTAGAAGGGAGTTTTTAAGATTACTTAGCAACAGATTAAAAAGAGGGTCACCGGTATATTTCGCCTTGCTGATGATAGATATTGATGATTTTAAAAATTGTAATGACAGCTATGGACATATAACCGGAGACCTTATCCTTAAAAACATCTCCCGGATTATTAAGTCTAGGTTGAAAAAAGATGAGTTTGCCTGCCGTTACGGAGGAGAAGAGTTTCTGATACTTTTAAATTCCGATGAGAAGGATAGCCTGATTCAAAGGGCAGAGAGCATACGGGAGAGTATTGAGAAGAGCAAGATAAAGATAAGGCGGCAGACTATAAATATAACAGTTACGATAGGGCTGGCTATATATCCTGAAGAGAAGAGAGAAGCTCAGTCTTTAATAGAGCTCTCCGATGCCAGGCTGTATGAAGGTAAGAGAAGCGGTAAGAACATAGTAATCTATGAGTGA
- a CDS encoding GGDEF domain-containing protein, giving the protein MSESLFLLILVIIFVIKRDVRFKIIFAVISFFLVLYLKKLDIMTYLPWLVLYLMLSLIDFINRGIIKEEFQSLSSEHKNMELQFTKSEDKLSEMDGVNKQLQSDVTKITGFFEISKELTKVMYLQQLPPVITSIVKGSFDINFLALLIFEGEKSYSIFIYPKRNSCELKENINYKDILDSEKILTEEEPGFYDGEDLNPLFTKLGQSNLGNKMYLIPIILEGKIKGILVFEDLAEDKIDLAHTLSGFLSLTLRKLKLYNKVQELAITDELTQVFVRKHFQDVCREELDRIKEKKGDACFLMLDLDRFKNCNDTFGHLVGDVVLKETAKIVQQNVREIDIVGRYGGEEFCIFLPDTSLDNGMEVSERIRKAVERYTFHAYDEVLNITVSIGLSSLAEDAKSYIGLVEKADMALYYAKRKGRNKAIAYSLIK; this is encoded by the coding sequence ATGAGTGAGTCTCTTTTTCTACTAATTTTGGTTATTATCTTTGTAATCAAGAGAGATGTCAGATTTAAGATCATCTTTGCGGTTATCTCTTTCTTCTTAGTCTTATATCTTAAGAAGCTGGATATCATGACTTACCTGCCCTGGTTAGTTCTCTACCTCATGCTCTCTTTAATCGATTTTATTAACAGGGGTATAATTAAAGAAGAGTTTCAGAGCCTAAGCTCTGAACATAAAAATATGGAGCTGCAATTTACCAAGAGCGAAGATAAGTTGTCAGAGATGGATGGGGTTAACAAGCAGCTTCAGTCGGATGTTACAAAGATAACAGGTTTTTTTGAAATAAGCAAAGAACTTACAAAGGTTATGTACCTTCAACAGCTGCCGCCTGTTATTACAAGTATCGTTAAGGGAAGTTTCGATATTAATTTTCTTGCCCTCTTAATATTTGAGGGGGAGAAGAGTTATAGTATCTTCATATATCCTAAGCGCAACAGTTGTGAGTTAAAAGAGAATATAAATTATAAGGATATACTGGATTCTGAGAAGATATTGACTGAAGAAGAGCCTGGGTTCTATGATGGCGAGGATCTGAATCCCCTATTTACAAAATTGGGACAGAGCAATTTGGGTAATAAGATGTATCTTATCCCTATTATTTTAGAGGGTAAGATTAAAGGTATTCTGGTATTTGAAGATTTAGCAGAAGATAAGATTGACCTTGCTCATACGCTCTCTGGTTTCCTCTCTCTTACTTTAAGAAAGCTCAAACTCTACAATAAAGTTCAGGAACTTGCTATTACAGATGAATTGACTCAAGTCTTTGTAAGAAAACATTTTCAGGATGTTTGCAGAGAAGAGCTGGATAGAATTAAAGAGAAAAAGGGAGATGCCTGTTTTCTGATGCTTGATCTGGATAGATTTAAAAATTGTAATGATACCTTTGGTCATCTTGTCGGAGACGTAGTATTAAAAGAGACTGCAAAGATAGTTCAGCAGAATGTGCGTGAGATAGATATTGTAGGGAGGTATGGAGGTGAAGAGTTCTGCATCTTTTTGCCGGATACAAGTCTGGATAATGGTATGGAGGTATCGGAGCGTATAAGAAAAGCAGTTGAAAGATATACATTTCATGCTTATGATGAGGTTCTCAATATTACAGTATCGATAGGTCTCTCTTCTCTGGCCGAAGATGCTAAGAGTTATATAGGGTTGGTAGAGAAAGCCGATATGGCGCTCTACTATGCTAAGAGAAAGGGGAGGAACAAGGCGATAGCTTATAGTTTAATCAAATAG
- a CDS encoding ROK family protein, producing MKSSYMGVDIGGTNLKIGLFDPELKFIDFKTYTLNKEITPQDVILVIKDSFEILSKKYHIKSITCGLPGLINYEEGYIYSLTNFLNWDDVDFKKLLRAAVNIPVFIDNDVNLAALAEYQLGSGKGCSSMLMVALGTGVGGGLILNREVYRGCNNAAAEIGHIQLNPNGPKCSCGNRGCLESYIGNRKLLGYLKRRLKDSESLLNKIDFAELKLEDAAHAALSGDRFSVEFWDYAASKLAQALVGVVNVLNLEKIVIGGGISNAGESLFKPLRCYLKEQAMDIQAKSVSIVRARFKDRSGVIGAGLLGRCNLKERRSK from the coding sequence ATGAAGAGTTCTTATATGGGAGTGGATATTGGCGGTACAAATTTAAAAATAGGGTTGTTTGACCCTGAATTGAAGTTTATAGATTTTAAGACTTACACTTTAAATAAAGAGATAACTCCTCAAGATGTAATTTTAGTAATCAAAGATAGCTTTGAAATTTTGTCAAAGAAGTATCACATCAAATCTATAACCTGTGGATTACCTGGACTTATAAACTACGAAGAGGGTTATATCTACTCTCTTACTAACTTTCTCAACTGGGATGATGTTGATTTTAAAAAGCTCTTAAGAGCCGCTGTCAATATTCCTGTTTTCATTGATAATGATGTTAATCTGGCTGCTCTTGCGGAGTATCAGCTTGGTTCTGGCAAAGGCTGCAGCAGCATGCTGATGGTTGCTTTAGGTACAGGTGTCGGCGGAGGTTTAATATTGAATAGAGAGGTATATCGAGGGTGCAACAATGCTGCCGCTGAGATTGGCCATATTCAGCTGAATCCCAATGGCCCCAAGTGCAGTTGCGGCAACAGAGGTTGTTTAGAGAGTTATATCGGCAATAGAAAGCTGCTTGGTTATCTTAAGAGGCGGCTTAAGGATAGCGAGAGTCTTTTAAACAAGATAGATTTTGCTGAGTTAAAACTTGAAGATGCTGCTCATGCTGCTCTTTCAGGGGATAGATTCTCAGTAGAATTTTGGGACTATGCGGCCTCTAAATTGGCCCAGGCTTTAGTTGGGGTTGTCAATGTTTTGAATCTGGAGAAGATTGTAATCGGAGGTGGAATCTCCAATGCAGGAGAGAGCCTCTTTAAACCTTTGAGATGTTATCTTAAAGAGCAAGCTATGGACATTCAGGCAAAGAGTGTTAGTATAGTTAGAGCCCGTTTTAAAGATAGGTCCGGGGTTATAGGGGCAGGGCTCTTAGGAAGATGTAATTTAAAAGAGAGGAGATCGAAATGA
- the fsa gene encoding fructose-6-phosphate aldolase translates to MKFFLDTANVDEIREANSWGVLDGVTTNPTLVSKEESSFNEIAKEIVGIVSGPVSLEVIAEDSGGMVEEARELNQYGKNVVVKVPLTKEGLKTVKILNTEGIRTNVTLCFSPAQALLAAKAGASYISPFIGRLDDISFHGIHLVEAIKDIYDNYGFNTEIIVASVRHPLHVVEAALIGADIAALPFGVLSKLFNHPLTDIGIERFLKDWEKVKKVKV, encoded by the coding sequence ATGAAGTTTTTTCTGGATACCGCGAATGTAGATGAGATCAGAGAGGCTAATAGCTGGGGGGTGTTGGATGGGGTGACTACCAATCCTACGTTGGTTTCAAAAGAGGAGAGTTCTTTTAATGAGATTGCAAAAGAGATTGTAGGGATTGTATCCGGGCCTGTCTCTCTTGAGGTTATAGCCGAGGACTCCGGAGGTATGGTCGAGGAGGCTAGAGAGCTTAATCAGTATGGTAAAAATGTTGTTGTAAAAGTTCCCCTTACAAAAGAGGGTTTGAAAACTGTAAAGATATTGAATACTGAAGGTATCAGGACTAACGTTACGCTCTGTTTCTCTCCTGCTCAAGCATTGCTTGCTGCTAAAGCCGGGGCCAGCTATATCAGTCCTTTTATAGGCAGGCTTGATGATATAAGTTTCCATGGTATCCATCTGGTTGAAGCCATAAAAGATATATATGACAATTACGGTTTCAATACCGAGATTATCGTAGCGAGTGTGAGACATCCGCTGCATGTTGTAGAGGCTGCTTTAATAGGTGCTGACATTGCAGCCTTACCTTTTGGCGTTTTAAGTAAACTCTTCAATCATCCTCTTACCGATATCGGTATAGAGCGGTTCTTGAAGGATTGGGAGAAGGTTAAGAAGGTTAAAGTCTAA
- the lptD gene encoding LPS assembly protein LptD, which yields MFLKSERVISKHINVIAIPLLSLLFLARIGLADEVELKSPITVNGDRVEYDPERQVMVGEGNVEVISKGMKLYADKITVWLDEERALAQGDVKFVKGNAVFYAEEISYSFKDNEGKIIEPTFKDYGPWYGKGLEALEYEESKYLIKRAYMTTCDLENPHYRLEAKTIKIFPEDRIIAKHVVFYIRNAPIFYLPYFKQSLKDRKAPFMIIPGKSDKWGWYILSSYRYSLNEKNEGRIRLDYREKKGIAHGLEHQYKSAVGEGVVKYYYMNEKESAYQDNDRFRVSLRHSWNPDDKTSIYAEYNKISDIDFLKDYFEREYDEDSDPETYLYMTRRYSNAILSLNIKKRANHFFTEVERLPELGIDINDLRIKKTNYYYSSNTYFSNLTKKYADSDTDYDVWRFDTYNELSHVKKYFGFLNFSPYLGVRETFYSKKISGKEHILRGNLYTGFDSSTRFYKVFNPASGNFLFTQANAVRHIITPIFNYEYIAEPTISKVDLMQFDELDEIERKSRITLTLENLWQIKSEVNGDVKKRDLLQADISAYYDCSIDGGSRWGEAELELDYRPRDWFRFENDYSYDIKPGRLNTASFDMVIDKDRWQLSLGERYERDSSAQLTTEFSYRINEKWRFKVYQRYEFQNSSFERQEFAIYRDLHCWDGKLSFINNRLDNDKTIFVIFTCKAFPEHPFSFSQSYSAGD from the coding sequence ATGTTTTTAAAATCAGAAAGAGTAATTTCAAAACATATTAACGTTATAGCCATCCCCCTTTTGTCTCTATTATTCTTAGCAAGAATTGGCTTGGCTGATGAGGTTGAGCTGAAGAGTCCGATAACGGTTAATGGCGATAGGGTTGAGTATGACCCCGAGAGACAGGTTATGGTAGGAGAGGGTAATGTAGAGGTAATATCCAAAGGGATGAAGCTCTATGCAGATAAGATAACTGTCTGGCTTGATGAAGAGAGAGCTCTGGCTCAAGGGGATGTAAAATTTGTAAAAGGTAATGCGGTTTTTTACGCCGAGGAGATAAGCTATTCTTTCAAAGATAACGAAGGTAAGATTATAGAGCCGACTTTTAAAGATTACGGGCCTTGGTACGGCAAGGGTCTAGAAGCTCTGGAGTATGAGGAGTCTAAATATCTTATCAAACGCGCCTATATGACAACCTGTGATTTAGAGAACCCCCATTACAGGTTAGAAGCAAAGACGATTAAAATATTTCCTGAAGATAGGATTATTGCAAAACATGTTGTATTCTATATCCGTAATGCCCCTATATTTTATCTGCCCTATTTCAAGCAGTCTTTAAAAGACAGAAAGGCTCCTTTTATGATTATACCGGGAAAGAGTGATAAATGGGGCTGGTATATCTTAAGCTCATATAGGTACTCTCTTAATGAGAAGAACGAAGGCCGTATAAGACTGGATTACCGGGAGAAAAAAGGTATTGCCCACGGCCTGGAGCATCAGTATAAGAGCGCTGTTGGAGAGGGTGTTGTTAAATATTACTATATGAACGAAAAAGAGTCTGCTTATCAAGACAATGACAGGTTTAGAGTGAGCCTTAGGCATAGCTGGAACCCGGATGATAAGACCTCAATATATGCAGAGTATAATAAGATCAGCGATATAGACTTTCTGAAAGACTATTTTGAAAGAGAGTATGACGAGGATTCAGATCCAGAGACCTATCTCTATATGACAAGAAGATATTCTAATGCTATCCTCAGTCTAAACATAAAAAAACGGGCAAATCATTTTTTTACCGAAGTTGAGAGACTTCCTGAACTGGGGATTGATATCAACGATCTCAGAATCAAGAAGACAAACTATTACTATAGCTCCAATACCTATTTCTCTAATCTGACAAAAAAATATGCTGACTCAGATACTGATTATGACGTCTGGAGATTTGATACCTATAATGAGTTGAGTCATGTGAAGAAATATTTCGGTTTTCTTAACTTCAGTCCTTATCTGGGTGTGAGAGAGACATTCTATTCTAAAAAGATTAGCGGTAAAGAACATATTTTAAGAGGAAATCTCTATACCGGATTCGATAGTTCGACAAGGTTCTATAAAGTTTTCAACCCTGCTTCCGGTAATTTTCTTTTTACTCAAGCCAATGCCGTAAGACATATTATTACACCGATATTTAATTACGAGTATATAGCTGAGCCTACAATATCCAAGGTAGACCTGATGCAGTTTGATGAGTTGGATGAGATAGAGAGAAAGAGCAGAATAACCTTAACTCTAGAGAATCTTTGGCAGATAAAATCAGAAGTTAATGGAGATGTTAAAAAGAGAGATCTCCTCCAGGCCGATATCTCAGCCTATTATGATTGCTCTATTGATGGAGGAAGCAGGTGGGGTGAAGCTGAATTAGAGTTGGATTACAGGCCCAGAGATTGGTTCCGTTTCGAGAATGATTATAGTTACGATATCAAGCCAGGCAGGTTAAATACTGCCAGTTTTGATATGGTTATAGATAAAGATAGGTGGCAGTTATCTTTAGGAGAGAGATATGAAAGAGATAGTTCAGCTCAGCTTACAACGGAGTTTAGTTATAGAATAAACGAAAAGTGGAGGTTTAAGGTATATCAGAGGTATGAATTCCAGAACTCCTCTTTTGAGCGTCAGGAATTTGCGATATACAGGGATCTTCATTGCTGGGACGGAAAGCTTTCTTTTATAAATAACAGACTGGATAACGACAAGACAATATTTGTGATATTTACCTGCAAGGCTTTTCCTGAACATCCTTTTAGCTTTTCGCAGTCTTATAGCGCTGGAGACTAA
- a CDS encoding DUF6485 family protein → MECKKDKNMKFCNCSYSGCSKRGICCECIKYHKDRGELPACYFSSREEKTYDRSIENFIRSYRS, encoded by the coding sequence ATGGAATGTAAAAAAGACAAAAATATGAAATTCTGTAATTGCAGTTATTCCGGCTGCAGTAAGAGAGGTATCTGCTGTGAGTGTATAAAGTATCATAAGGATAGAGGGGAGCTTCCAGCCTGTTATTTCAGCAGCAGGGAAGAGAAAACATATGATAGGTCTATTGAGAACTTTATCCGTAGTTACAGATCTTAG
- a CDS encoding bifunctional nuclease family protein — protein MRELIEMDLVRIRIDERRGEQVIVLKEKDGERLLPIVIGIIEASAIKMKVSGFNPPRPLTHDLLNDIIKRLKGRLDKIVIERLENNIFYARIIIEREDGEKIEIDARPSDSIALALRAEVPIFAGDALLKQVERK, from the coding sequence ATGAGAGAGCTTATAGAGATGGATTTGGTTAGGATCAGGATAGATGAGCGCCGCGGAGAGCAGGTGATAGTCTTGAAAGAGAAAGATGGCGAGAGACTGCTTCCAATTGTAATAGGTATAATAGAGGCTAGTGCCATAAAGATGAAGGTGAGCGGATTTAACCCGCCTCGCCCGCTTACCCACGATCTTTTAAACGATATCATAAAACGGCTTAAAGGAAGACTGGATAAGATAGTAATAGAGAGGCTCGAGAACAACATATTCTATGCCAGGATTATCATAGAGCGTGAGGATGGTGAAAAAATAGAGATAGATGCCAGGCCTTCCGACTCAATAGCTTTGGCTCTTAGGGCTGAGGTCCCGATATTCGCTGGAGATGCTCTTCTAAAACAGGTAGAGAGAAAGTAG
- the thyX gene encoding FAD-dependent thymidylate synthase, whose protein sequence is MAEFKLKVKLLSQTPEALKVIYSAARQCYSSNTAGDIFNGVEDDDEIKGFIENILASGHESPLEHASFTFTIDGISRVCSHQLVRHRIASFSQQSQRYVREQDFDYIVPDSIKSDPEIKKIFEDLLSGIQSSYNKMLDFLKEKGIPGEKANQDVRFVLPGACEKKIAMTMNLRELMHFFKLRLCSRAQWEIRALAQEMLKICKSSLPILFENVDAKCVSLGYCPESEKFPCGRYLTKDNLLNDS, encoded by the coding sequence ATGGCAGAATTTAAACTAAAAGTTAAATTACTATCTCAGACACCGGAGGCGCTTAAAGTTATCTATTCAGCTGCCCGTCAATGCTATAGCAGCAACACTGCGGGGGATATCTTTAATGGGGTTGAGGATGATGATGAGATTAAAGGTTTTATTGAAAACATCTTAGCCTCAGGTCATGAGAGTCCTTTGGAGCATGCAAGCTTTACTTTTACGATAGATGGTATCTCCCGGGTATGTTCTCACCAGCTTGTAAGGCATAGAATTGCCTCTTTCTCTCAGCAGAGTCAGCGTTATGTAAGAGAGCAGGATTTTGATTATATAGTACCTGACTCTATAAAGAGTGATCCTGAGATTAAAAAGATATTTGAAGATCTGTTATCCGGTATTCAGAGTTCTTATAATAAGATGTTGGATTTTTTAAAGGAGAAGGGTATCCCGGGTGAGAAGGCTAATCAGGATGTAAGGTTTGTTCTTCCCGGAGCTTGCGAGAAAAAGATAGCGATGACGATGAACTTAAGAGAGTTGATGCATTTCTTTAAGCTCAGACTCTGCAGCCGGGCTCAATGGGAGATCAGGGCTCTTGCTCAAGAGATGCTTAAGATATGTAAGAGTAGTCTGCCTATACTATTTGAGAATGTTGATGCTAAATGTGTCTCATTGGGATATTGCCCTGAGAGTGAAAAGTTTCCCTGCGGCCGCTATTTAACGAAGGATAATCTCTTAAACGATTCTTAA
- a CDS encoding flavodoxin domain-containing protein has protein sequence MAKALVLYYSKTGNTEKMAKLITAELSMSIDCDLKSALDIGVDEFLKYDAIIVGSPTYYGSMAAELKQLFDQSVKFHGQLDGKIGAAFSSAANIAGGNETTVLDIINAMLIHGMIVQGNPKGDHYGAVSIGSPDKRVEDNCIRFASRIVKLINRVSR, from the coding sequence ATGGCAAAAGCTTTAGTTCTCTATTATTCTAAGACAGGCAATACAGAGAAGATGGCCAAATTAATTACAGCGGAGTTATCCATGAGCATAGATTGTGATTTAAAATCTGCTCTGGATATAGGAGTGGATGAGTTTTTAAAGTACGATGCTATCATTGTGGGCTCTCCGACCTACTATGGTTCTATGGCAGCGGAACTAAAGCAGCTTTTTGACCAGAGTGTAAAGTTTCACGGTCAGCTGGACGGTAAGATAGGAGCCGCATTCTCTTCAGCCGCAAATATAGCAGGGGGCAATGAGACCACGGTTTTGGATATTATAAATGCGATGCTTATTCACGGTATGATAGTTCAGGGCAATCCTAAAGGTGACCATTACGGTGCGGTGAGCATTGGTTCTCCGGATAAGAGAGTTGAGGATAATTGCATAAGGTTTGCCTCTAGGATAGTTAAGCTGATAAATAGAGTAAGCCGGTAG
- the rfaD gene encoding ADP-glyceromanno-heptose 6-epimerase yields MRERIIITGGCGFIGSGIVWALNRKGLENIIVVDELGENEKQKNIANLKFNELIDKNDFLSGILDGSFNSSSIDTIFHLGACSSTIERDLGYLIENNYNYSRHLARFALKNDIRFIYASSAATYGSGSLGFSDSGEELFNLKPLNYYGYSKQWFDIWARHNKVLGKMAGLKYFNVYGPNEYHKGQMRSFIVKAYEQIKERGEVRLFKSYRDGIIDGEQMRDFIYLKDAVKMSLLFFENRDLGGIYNIGTGEAHSFNQLAEAVFGALGLEPDIEYIDMPQELKEQYQYFTQADISKINNAGYNWKCYDFNLAVSDYVKNYLEPKAYLSI; encoded by the coding sequence ATGAGAGAGAGAATAATTATAACAGGCGGCTGCGGTTTTATCGGTAGCGGAATAGTTTGGGCCTTAAACAGAAAAGGGTTAGAAAATATTATTGTCGTAGATGAGTTAGGAGAGAATGAGAAGCAGAAGAATATAGCCAATTTAAAATTCAATGAATTGATTGATAAGAACGATTTTCTATCTGGAATCTTGGATGGTAGTTTTAATTCCAGCAGTATAGATACTATATTCCATCTCGGCGCCTGCAGCTCTACAATAGAGAGAGACTTGGGTTATTTAATTGAGAACAATTATAACTATAGTAGGCATTTGGCAAGGTTTGCTCTTAAGAACGATATTAGGTTTATATATGCATCATCCGCAGCTACCTACGGTAGCGGCTCTTTAGGTTTTAGTGATAGCGGAGAAGAGCTGTTTAATCTTAAGCCGTTAAACTACTATGGATATTCTAAACAGTGGTTTGATATCTGGGCAAGACATAACAAGGTTTTAGGGAAGATGGCAGGGCTTAAATATTTTAATGTCTATGGCCCCAACGAATATCATAAGGGCCAGATGAGAAGTTTTATCGTCAAGGCCTATGAACAGATTAAAGAGAGAGGAGAGGTGAGGTTATTTAAATCCTATAGGGACGGAATTATAGACGGTGAGCAGATGAGAGATTTTATTTATCTGAAAGATGCGGTCAAGATGAGTCTTCTCTTCTTTGAAAATAGAGATTTGGGTGGAATTTATAATATCGGTACAGGAGAGGCGCACTCTTTCAATCAGCTTGCTGAAGCGGTCTTTGGGGCTTTAGGCTTGGAGCCTGACATAGAGTATATCGATATGCCTCAGGAGCTAAAAGAGCAGTACCAGTACTTTACTCAGGCTGATATTTCAAAGATTAACAATGCCGGCTATAACTGGAAATGCTATGACTTTAATCTAGCCGTATCGGATTATGTTAAAAATTATCTAGAACCAAAAGCCTATCTCAGTATTTAA
- a CDS encoding MerR family transcriptional regulator yields the protein MIINEEKKFYSVREVAGYLGISKQTLLRYEKRGISPKARRNPINRWREYSWIDIQKLKRILGR from the coding sequence ATGATTATTAACGAAGAAAAGAAATTCTACTCAGTAAGAGAGGTTGCCGGTTATCTCGGTATATCCAAACAGACGCTCCTTAGATATGAGAAGAGAGGGATTTCCCCTAAGGCTAGGCGTAATCCAATAAATAGATGGAGAGAGTATAGCTGGATAGACATCCAAAAATTAAAAAGAATTCTTGGCAGATGA